The Saccharomonospora cyanea NA-134 genome includes a region encoding these proteins:
- a CDS encoding amylo-alpha-1,6-glucosidase: MTVTLVHGTSFCVCGDDGEFGGTLAQGTFYQDTRILSGWNLRVDGKPVEPITVQTPEPFHARFVGRAHSGEGEGESSLLVRRERYIGGGMREDLILRNYGRTKVTCTVSVRVAADFADVFEVKAGRIRDKGHHAVEVTGTGLHLTRYLDSTSRGVRITGQTLDGSAAEYSRDRVSFRVTVPPGGEWYASVGALPVIDGTPITPLFPRERPVEHSRPAVLARRWREESPVLRYSDNRSLANTLQRSREDLGALRMFDPDRPNDVAIAAGAPWFMALFGRDSLLASLMSLAIDPALALGTAQTLAHHQGTKVDPDSEEEPGRILHEVRFGADISLALGGSHIYFGTADATPLFVMLLGELSRWGIGRDRVEALLGHADRALDWIDHYGDRDGDGFVEYHRATERGLVNQGWKDSWDGVNFADGTIAHSPIALCEVQGYVYAAFVARAEMAENFGDHEGSGYWRHRAAEMKKRFNERFWLPELGRYALGLDGDKRPIDSVASNIGHCLWTGIVDESRAASVADSLLSPQMFSGWGIRTLSTDMGAYNPMSYHNGSVWPHDNALIAAGLMRYGFVEHAQRVAVAVFDAAQAFDGRLPELMCGFDRSEYDTPVPYPTSCSPQAWASAAPVHLLRTLLRFQPSLPHRRLRVSPALPDSFGALLIDDVPLGGSRISIEAKGTDVRVGHLPSGIELVH; encoded by the coding sequence ATGACGGTGACCCTCGTCCACGGAACGTCCTTCTGCGTGTGCGGAGACGACGGCGAGTTCGGCGGCACGCTCGCCCAGGGGACGTTCTACCAGGACACCCGAATACTGTCCGGCTGGAACCTGCGGGTCGACGGCAAACCCGTCGAACCGATCACCGTGCAGACACCCGAGCCCTTCCACGCCCGGTTCGTCGGCCGCGCCCACTCCGGCGAGGGCGAAGGCGAGAGCTCGCTGCTGGTGCGCAGGGAACGCTACATCGGCGGCGGCATGCGCGAGGACCTCATCCTCCGCAACTACGGCCGCACGAAGGTCACCTGCACCGTCAGCGTACGAGTGGCCGCGGACTTCGCCGACGTGTTCGAGGTCAAGGCGGGACGCATCCGGGACAAGGGACACCACGCGGTGGAGGTCACCGGCACCGGACTCCACCTGACCCGCTACCTCGACTCCACCAGCAGGGGTGTGCGCATCACCGGGCAGACCCTGGACGGCAGCGCCGCCGAGTACTCCCGCGACCGCGTCAGCTTCCGTGTCACCGTTCCGCCCGGTGGGGAATGGTACGCCTCCGTGGGCGCTCTGCCCGTCATCGACGGCACACCGATCACCCCGCTGTTCCCGAGGGAACGCCCCGTCGAACACTCGCGCCCCGCCGTGCTCGCCCGCCGCTGGCGCGAGGAGAGCCCCGTGCTGCGTTACTCCGACAACCGCTCGCTCGCGAACACCCTGCAACGCAGCCGCGAGGACCTCGGCGCCCTGCGCATGTTCGACCCCGACCGCCCCAACGACGTCGCCATCGCCGCGGGCGCGCCGTGGTTCATGGCGCTGTTCGGGCGTGACTCGCTGCTCGCGTCTCTCATGTCGCTGGCGATCGACCCCGCACTCGCCCTCGGCACCGCACAGACCCTCGCCCATCACCAAGGCACCAAGGTGGACCCGGACAGCGAGGAGGAACCCGGCCGCATCCTGCACGAGGTGCGCTTCGGAGCCGACATCTCCCTCGCCCTCGGAGGCAGCCACATCTACTTCGGCACCGCGGACGCCACACCGCTGTTCGTCATGCTGCTCGGCGAACTCAGCCGCTGGGGCATCGGCAGGGACCGCGTCGAGGCGCTGCTCGGGCACGCCGACCGCGCACTCGACTGGATCGACCACTACGGAGACCGCGACGGCGACGGCTTCGTCGAGTACCACCGCGCCACGGAACGCGGGCTCGTCAACCAGGGCTGGAAGGACTCCTGGGACGGCGTGAACTTCGCCGACGGCACCATCGCCCACTCCCCGATCGCGCTGTGCGAGGTGCAGGGCTACGTCTACGCGGCGTTCGTGGCGAGGGCGGAGATGGCCGAGAACTTCGGCGACCACGAGGGAAGCGGGTACTGGCGGCACCGCGCGGCCGAGATGAAGAAACGATTCAACGAACGGTTCTGGCTTCCCGAACTCGGGCGTTATGCGCTCGGTCTCGACGGCGACAAACGCCCCATCGACTCCGTAGCGTCTAATATCGGTCACTGCCTGTGGACAGGAATCGTCGACGAGTCCCGCGCCGCCTCCGTCGCGGATTCCCTGTTGTCACCACAAATGTTCAGCGGCTGGGGAATTCGCACCCTGTCCACGGACATGGGCGCCTACAACCCGATGAGCTACCACAACGGCTCCGTGTGGCCGCACGACAACGCCCTCATCGCGGCGGGCCTCATGCGCTACGGGTTCGTCGAGCACGCCCAGCGCGTCGCCGTGGCCGTCTTCGACGCCGCACAGGCCTTCGACGGCAGGCTTCCCGAGCTCATGTGCGGTTTCGACCGCTCCGAGTACGACACGCCCGTCCCCTACCCCACCTCGTGTTCGCCGCAGGCGTGGGCGTCGGCCGCACCGGTGCACCTGCTACGCACGCTGCTGCGCTTCCAGCCCTCACTCCCCCACCGAAGACTGCGGGTTTCCCCGGCACTTCCGGATTCCTTCGGAGCGTTACTGATCGATGACGTTCCGCTCGGAGGAAGCCGCATTTCCATCGAAGCGAAGGGAACCGACGTCCGCGTCGGACACCTGCCTTCGGGGATCGAATTGGTTCATTAG
- a CDS encoding SAM-dependent methyltransferase: MSASNADRLAESVNKVSVGRVYDYLLGGVHNYAVDQAFAEEQLRLLPDIRDFAVSNRAFLGRAVRYAVEQGVRQFVDIGSGLPTQGNVHEVADEVAPGECSVVYIDNEPIAQAHAEILLERTADPDRHRAIDADFFDGALLWERVLETGVIDETKPIALLAVALLHFMPPETEPGRVLAYYRDRLPEGSLLALSHIHVDPSDTETLKVSKKLTESYAKKTNSPAMPRPREEIASFFDGLEMVEPGLVWLPEWRPAGEDPYSGEPARSRGLAGVGRKR, encoded by the coding sequence ATGTCGGCGAGCAATGCCGACCGGCTCGCTGAGTCGGTGAACAAGGTGTCGGTGGGCCGGGTGTACGACTACCTGCTCGGGGGTGTGCACAACTACGCGGTGGACCAGGCGTTCGCCGAGGAACAGCTGCGGCTGCTTCCCGACATCCGCGACTTCGCAGTGTCGAACAGGGCCTTTCTCGGACGTGCGGTGCGCTACGCCGTCGAGCAGGGCGTTCGCCAGTTCGTCGACATCGGGTCGGGGCTGCCGACACAGGGCAACGTGCACGAGGTCGCCGACGAGGTCGCGCCGGGCGAGTGCAGCGTCGTGTACATCGACAACGAGCCCATCGCCCAGGCGCACGCGGAGATCCTGCTCGAACGGACCGCGGACCCGGACCGCCACCGCGCCATCGACGCGGACTTCTTCGACGGTGCGCTGCTGTGGGAGCGGGTGCTCGAGACCGGGGTGATCGACGAGACGAAACCGATCGCGCTGCTCGCGGTGGCACTGCTGCACTTCATGCCGCCGGAGACCGAGCCGGGCCGCGTGCTCGCCTACTACCGCGATCGGCTGCCCGAGGGCAGTCTGCTGGCCCTGTCCCACATCCACGTCGACCCGTCGGACACCGAGACGCTGAAGGTGTCGAAGAAGCTGACCGAGTCGTACGCGAAGAAGACCAACAGCCCCGCGATGCCGCGCCCGCGCGAGGAGATCGCCTCGTTCTTCGACGGCCTGGAGATGGTGGAGCCGGGCCTGGTGTGGCTGCCGGAGTGGCGCCCCGCCGGGGAGGACCCGTACAGCGGTGAGCCCGCGCGCTCGCGCGGACTCGCGGGGGTGGGCAGGAAGCGATGA
- a CDS encoding LysR family transcriptional regulator: MLERYELETFLTLAEELHFGRTAERLHVTTGRVSHVVKGLERRIGAPLFERTSRRVRLTAIGERLADDLRPLVDGIEEAVRRATDAGRGVSGELKVAFLGEWGAPVVSAAAGLFSRRHPDCTVRVVEVQLSNSRASLLDGSVDLLLASYPFDGMACGPALLTERRLLAVSASHPLARHESVSLEVLGDHPVVQYPAVTSAGFKRDRTPERTPSGRPVPVGPAGATFSEMLSLVALGHGVLPVGEETRRYHPRPDLVYVPFHDAPPIERGFVWLEANTIARVREFVRAATDAVLGGQSPGRAAQSVSVAR; encoded by the coding sequence ATGCTCGAACGGTACGAGCTCGAGACGTTCCTGACGCTCGCCGAGGAGCTGCACTTCGGCCGCACGGCGGAGCGGCTGCACGTCACCACGGGCCGGGTCAGCCACGTCGTCAAGGGACTGGAACGCAGGATCGGTGCGCCGTTGTTCGAGCGCACCAGCCGCCGGGTGCGGTTGACCGCGATCGGGGAACGCCTCGCCGACGACCTCCGGCCCCTGGTCGACGGCATCGAGGAGGCGGTGCGCCGGGCCACCGACGCGGGCCGGGGCGTGTCGGGGGAGCTGAAGGTCGCCTTCCTCGGGGAGTGGGGGGCGCCTGTGGTGAGCGCCGCGGCCGGTCTGTTCTCCCGGCGGCACCCCGACTGCACGGTCCGCGTGGTGGAGGTGCAGTTGTCCAACAGCAGGGCGAGTCTGCTCGACGGTTCGGTGGACCTGCTGCTGGCGTCGTACCCGTTCGACGGCATGGCATGTGGTCCGGCGCTGCTGACCGAACGCAGGCTGCTGGCGGTGTCGGCGAGCCATCCGCTCGCCCGCCACGAGTCCGTGTCACTGGAGGTGCTGGGCGATCACCCGGTGGTGCAGTACCCGGCCGTGACGTCGGCTGGGTTCAAACGCGACCGCACGCCGGAGCGGACACCGTCGGGGAGGCCGGTTCCCGTGGGCCCCGCGGGGGCGACGTTCTCCGAGATGCTGTCGCTCGTCGCGCTGGGCCATGGTGTCCTTCCGGTCGGCGAGGAAACCCGCCGCTACCACCCGCGGCCGGACCTCGTCTACGTGCCGTTCCACGACGCGCCGCCCATCGAACGCGGCTTCGTCTGGCTGGAGGCCAACACCATCGCGCGGGTGCGGGAGTTCGTGCGCGCCGCCACCGACGCCGTCCTGGGTGGGCAGTCGCCCGGGCGTGCGGCTCAGTCCGTCAGCGTGGCGAGGTAG
- a CDS encoding glycosyltransferase family 4 protein, whose protein sequence is MRQPRIAMIAPPWFELPPTAYGGIEAMASDLIEQLTLRGLDITLVGVGRNGTPADFVPTYDRPNEDRLGQVLPEVTHAAELTDIIEKIDPDVVHDHSLAGPLMARGRTMPTVLTAHGPVNGEMGRYYRGLGDSVQLVAVSDAQRRLSPDLNWIGTVHNAVRVERFPFREDKDDYALFLGRACSEKGIPQAIAAARRAGIHLKIAAKCREPEEKAYFDREIAPLLGEGVEWLGEADRARKVELLQDARCLVFPVCWEEPFGIVMVEAMACGTPVVGFRRGSVPEVVTHGRTGYVCDDVESLARAIGRVGELSPHDCRREAELRFDVDMMADRYARIYQSVL, encoded by the coding sequence ATGAGGCAACCCAGAATCGCCATGATCGCTCCCCCGTGGTTCGAACTTCCCCCCACCGCCTACGGCGGCATCGAAGCCATGGCCAGCGATCTCATCGAACAGCTCACCTTGCGAGGACTGGACATCACGCTCGTCGGCGTCGGCCGCAACGGAACACCCGCCGACTTCGTGCCGACGTACGACCGACCGAACGAGGACCGGCTCGGCCAGGTGCTTCCCGAGGTGACCCACGCCGCGGAGCTGACCGACATCATCGAGAAGATCGACCCCGATGTCGTGCACGACCACAGCCTCGCGGGCCCGCTCATGGCACGCGGCCGCACCATGCCGACCGTTCTCACAGCCCACGGGCCCGTGAACGGCGAGATGGGCCGGTACTACCGGGGGCTGGGCGACAGCGTGCAGCTCGTCGCCGTCTCCGACGCCCAGCGACGGCTCTCCCCCGACCTCAACTGGATCGGCACCGTCCACAACGCCGTGCGCGTCGAACGGTTCCCCTTCCGCGAGGACAAGGACGACTACGCCCTGTTCCTCGGCCGGGCGTGCTCGGAGAAGGGCATCCCCCAGGCCATCGCCGCCGCCCGGCGCGCCGGTATCCACCTCAAGATCGCCGCGAAGTGCCGCGAACCCGAGGAGAAGGCGTACTTCGACCGCGAGATCGCTCCGCTACTCGGCGAGGGTGTGGAATGGCTCGGCGAAGCCGACCGCGCCCGCAAGGTGGAACTGCTCCAGGACGCCCGCTGTCTCGTCTTCCCCGTCTGCTGGGAGGAACCCTTCGGCATCGTCATGGTCGAGGCCATGGCGTGCGGAACACCGGTGGTCGGCTTCCGCCGGGGCTCGGTGCCCGAGGTCGTCACCCACGGCCGCACCGGATACGTGTGTGACGACGTCGAGAGCCTGGCCCGGGCCATCGGCCGCGTCGGCGAGCTCTCCCCGCACGACTGCCGCAGGGAGGCCGAACTGCGCTTCGACGTCGACATGATGGCCGACCGCTACGCACGGATCTACCAGTCCGTGCTCTGA
- a CDS encoding DUF6351 family protein, producing the protein MRRGSTRWGAVPAAVMTLVSTLVVVLSPVESAAEGRGELSLRVLSGRADMVTAGDALLQATVSRRLPLAAVTVHVNGVDVTDRFTTDQRSRTLTGRVNGLREGRNDVVVSVPGRGRPRSELTLTNHPAEGPVFSGPHQQPFACETTKFRLPVVGGTLGEPIDENCSIETRVDYFYRTTGGSFAPWPAAATEHPDDLAMTTTSEGQRVPYVVRMETGTLNRGIYQTTVLHDPLTEPEPGPAARPEGWNGRVIYTLGGGCVNGWYRQGNTTGGVTDDFMLSRGYGVMSSSLNVYGANCADVTAAETAMMVKERFVERHGPIEHTIGYGCSGGAYQAHQIVDNYPGIFDGIIVGCSFPEVGFGTVNFITDAWLLHEYFTRTDLDWSGEQKRAVTGFLRYETAPNVAVGARRISPTAYCDMVPADQRYHPETNPDGVRCGVYDHAVNVYGRDPETGFARRPLDNVGIQYGLEALNDGTITVDAFLDLNANVGGFDHDANLVPQRTKGDREAIRVAYRTGRLTNGGGGLATVPIIDYRAYTDDSPNGDIHVRYHTFSMRERLREANGSAANQVSLLEDNRYGGFSTRSPLLRSAIVNMDRWLTNLDRSGAAPFDIDDIAEAKPAALREGCHSRDEEPVFVAQPLDRDPASECEQWYPSASFPREVAGESVTADIIKCSLKPVDPADYDVAFTDEQWQRLRATFADGVCDYSRPGVEQQGLVDTWLRYPVVGVAQETQAAPQSTDW; encoded by the coding sequence GTGAGACGCGGTTCGACGAGGTGGGGTGCCGTCCCGGCGGCGGTGATGACGCTGGTGTCCACGCTGGTCGTCGTGCTGTCGCCCGTGGAGAGTGCCGCCGAGGGACGCGGCGAGCTGTCGTTGCGGGTGCTGTCGGGTCGCGCCGACATGGTCACCGCGGGCGACGCGCTGCTCCAGGCCACGGTCTCGAGAAGGCTGCCTCTGGCCGCCGTCACCGTGCACGTCAACGGAGTCGACGTCACCGACCGGTTCACCACGGACCAGCGGAGCAGGACCCTCACCGGCCGGGTGAACGGCCTGCGCGAGGGCCGCAACGACGTCGTGGTCTCCGTGCCCGGACGCGGGCGTCCGCGCAGCGAACTCACCCTCACCAACCACCCCGCCGAGGGGCCTGTCTTCTCCGGACCCCACCAGCAGCCGTTCGCCTGCGAGACCACGAAATTCCGCCTGCCGGTCGTCGGTGGCACACTCGGTGAGCCGATCGACGAGAACTGCTCGATCGAGACGAGGGTGGACTACTTCTACCGCACCACGGGCGGCTCCTTCGCCCCGTGGCCTGCGGCTGCCACCGAACACCCGGACGATCTCGCCATGACCACGACCTCCGAGGGCCAGCGCGTGCCCTACGTGGTCCGGATGGAGACCGGCACCCTCAACCGCGGCATCTACCAGACGACGGTGCTGCACGACCCGCTCACGGAACCCGAGCCCGGGCCCGCCGCGCGGCCGGAGGGCTGGAACGGCCGGGTGATCTACACGCTCGGCGGCGGCTGCGTCAACGGCTGGTACCGGCAGGGAAACACCACCGGTGGGGTCACCGACGACTTCATGCTCAGCCGCGGCTACGGCGTCATGTCGTCGTCGCTCAACGTCTACGGCGCCAACTGCGCGGACGTCACGGCGGCGGAGACGGCGATGATGGTGAAGGAACGCTTCGTCGAACGCCACGGCCCGATCGAGCACACCATCGGATACGGGTGTTCGGGAGGTGCCTACCAGGCGCATCAGATCGTCGACAACTACCCGGGCATCTTCGACGGCATCATCGTGGGCTGCTCGTTCCCCGAGGTGGGCTTCGGCACGGTCAACTTCATCACGGACGCCTGGCTGTTGCACGAGTACTTCACCAGGACCGACCTCGACTGGTCCGGGGAGCAGAAGCGCGCGGTCACGGGCTTCCTGCGGTACGAGACGGCTCCCAACGTGGCCGTCGGCGCCCGCCGCATCTCCCCGACGGCGTACTGCGACATGGTGCCCGCCGACCAGCGGTACCACCCGGAGACCAACCCGGACGGCGTGCGCTGTGGGGTGTACGACCACGCGGTCAACGTGTACGGCCGCGACCCGGAGACCGGGTTCGCGCGCCGGCCGCTCGACAACGTGGGCATCCAGTACGGTCTGGAGGCGCTCAACGACGGCACCATCACGGTGGATGCGTTCCTCGACCTGAACGCGAACGTCGGTGGTTTCGACCACGACGCCAACCTCGTGCCGCAGCGTACGAAGGGCGACCGTGAGGCCATCCGCGTCGCCTACCGGACCGGGCGGCTCACCAACGGCGGCGGTGGGCTCGCCACGGTTCCGATCATCGACTACCGCGCGTACACCGACGACAGTCCGAACGGCGACATTCACGTGCGCTACCACACCTTCTCGATGCGGGAACGGTTGCGTGAGGCCAACGGTTCGGCGGCCAACCAGGTCAGTCTGCTGGAGGACAACCGCTACGGCGGGTTCAGTACGCGCAGTCCTCTCCTGCGCAGTGCCATCGTCAACATGGACCGGTGGTTGACCAATCTGGACAGGTCAGGTGCGGCTCCCTTCGACATCGACGACATCGCCGAAGCGAAACCCGCGGCACTGCGGGAGGGCTGCCACTCCCGTGACGAGGAGCCCGTCTTCGTGGCACAGCCCTTGGACCGCGATCCGGCGAGCGAGTGCGAGCAGTGGTACCCGTCGGCGTCCTTCCCCCGTGAGGTCGCGGGGGAGAGCGTGACGGCCGACATCATCAAGTGCAGTCTCAAACCGGTGGATCCGGCGGACTACGACGTCGCTTTCACCGACGAGCAGTGGCAGCGGTTGCGAGCCACCTTCGCCGACGGCGTGTGCGACTACTCCCGGCCGGGTGTGGAGCAGCAGGGCCTGGTGGACACGTGGCTTCGGTACCCGGTGGTGGGGGTGGCGCAGGAGACGCAGGCGGCGCCTCAGAGCACGGACTGGTAG
- a CDS encoding DUF2231 domain-containing protein, translating to MMLPRLLRASESVDRLDGVTEKLAHRLRRLLRGNVVDDALRGAWIGHPAHPLIITVPIGAWVCSAAFDALGDREAARRLIAIGALTAPAAVITGLAEFSHLSTVQRRVGALHLTANLVAQTCYLASHRCRTRGSHSAGILWSALGLAAVAAGGALGGHLSYALGAGVYEWQEGPEH from the coding sequence ATGATGCTCCCTCGACTACTACGCGCCTCCGAGTCCGTGGACCGCCTCGACGGCGTGACCGAGAAACTCGCTCACCGCCTACGCCGCCTGTTGCGGGGCAACGTCGTGGACGATGCCCTGCGAGGTGCCTGGATCGGGCACCCCGCGCACCCGCTCATCATCACCGTGCCCATCGGGGCATGGGTCTGCTCCGCAGCCTTCGACGCGCTCGGCGACCGCGAGGCCGCACGCCGGCTCATCGCCATCGGCGCCCTCACCGCACCGGCCGCCGTCATCACCGGACTGGCGGAGTTCTCGCACCTGTCCACCGTGCAGCGACGCGTCGGCGCGCTTCACTTGACAGCCAATCTGGTGGCACAGACGTGTTACCTTGCTTCGCACCGCTGCCGGACCCGGGGCTCCCACAGCGCCGGAATACTGTGGAGTGCCCTCGGCCTGGCCGCGGTCGCGGCGGGCGGCGCGCTCGGCGGTCATCTGTCCTACGCACTCGGCGCGGGCGTGTACGAGTGGCAGGAAGGCCCCGAGCACTGA
- a CDS encoding VOC family protein produces MSVVRVTGFDHLVLNVADVERSLAFYVDVLGLEPVRVDEWRAGRVPFPSARVDRNTIIDLVHGPRGESNVDHLCLVVAPLDWREVIESGVFTVDEGPVPRFGARGTGQSIYVRDPDGNSVELRYYPQDT; encoded by the coding sequence ATGAGTGTCGTGCGAGTGACCGGGTTCGACCACCTGGTACTCAACGTGGCCGACGTGGAGCGCTCACTGGCCTTCTACGTCGACGTCCTCGGTCTCGAACCGGTGAGGGTGGACGAATGGAGGGCCGGGCGGGTTCCGTTCCCGTCGGCCCGGGTCGACCGGAACACCATCATCGACCTCGTGCACGGGCCGCGCGGCGAGTCCAACGTCGACCACCTGTGTCTCGTCGTCGCGCCACTCGACTGGCGGGAGGTGATCGAGTCCGGCGTGTTCACCGTCGACGAGGGGCCGGTGCCCCGATTCGGCGCCCGGGGCACCGGCCAGTCGATCTACGTGCGCGATCCGGACGGCAACTCGGTCGAGTTGCGGTACTACCCGCAGGACACGTGA
- a CDS encoding PhzF family phenazine biosynthesis isomerase, with product MTPEPGPGAEVLRYAAFTTDPAGGNPAGVVCEASGLDDAEMLATAAEVGYSETAFITGGDPERRRFDLRYFSPRAEVAFCGHATVATAVELGRRLGPGRLVFTTKAGEVPVDVTTADADVPRATLTSVATSSRPADEAVVDAALTALHWSRADLDPRFPPHVSFGGNDHLVLAAASRERLADLDYDFDALGDLMRAEDWTTVHLFCPGAPGEFHARNPFPVGGVVEDAATGAAAAAFGGYLRRLGYVTAPATYVVHQGEDMGRPSELRVEVEPADPRVRVSGQAVVIPA from the coding sequence ATGACGCCGGAACCGGGGCCCGGCGCGGAAGTGCTGCGGTACGCGGCGTTCACCACCGACCCCGCCGGAGGTAACCCGGCGGGCGTGGTGTGCGAGGCGTCGGGACTGGACGACGCGGAGATGCTGGCCACCGCGGCCGAGGTCGGGTACTCGGAGACCGCCTTCATCACCGGCGGTGATCCCGAGCGGCGACGGTTCGACCTGCGCTACTTCAGCCCCAGGGCGGAGGTGGCGTTCTGCGGCCACGCCACCGTGGCCACCGCGGTGGAACTCGGCCGCAGACTCGGCCCGGGGCGGCTGGTGTTCACCACGAAGGCGGGTGAGGTCCCCGTGGACGTCACCACCGCCGACGCCGATGTTCCACGGGCCACGCTCACCAGCGTGGCCACGTCGTCGCGCCCGGCCGACGAGGCGGTGGTGGACGCCGCGCTGACGGCGTTGCACTGGTCGCGGGCCGACCTCGATCCGCGGTTCCCACCACACGTGTCCTTCGGTGGCAACGACCATCTCGTCCTGGCCGCCGCCTCGCGCGAACGGCTCGCCGACCTCGACTACGACTTCGACGCGCTCGGCGACCTCATGCGAGCCGAGGACTGGACCACCGTGCACCTGTTCTGCCCGGGCGCGCCCGGCGAGTTCCACGCCAGGAACCCGTTCCCGGTGGGCGGTGTGGTGGAGGACGCCGCCACCGGAGCGGCGGCCGCGGCGTTCGGCGGTTATCTGCGGCGGCTCGGCTACGTCACCGCGCCCGCGACCTACGTCGTCCACCAGGGGGAGGACATGGGACGGCCGAGTGAACTTCGGGTCGAGGTCGAGCCAGCCGATCCGAGAGTGCGGGTGAGCGGTCAGGCCGTCGTCATCCCGGCCTGA
- a CDS encoding DUF1801 domain-containing protein, producing the protein MTTVADYVASLQPPLRQLAEQLCALVDDALPEATGALWHGHPTWSLGERPGRRPVCLVKAHTSSVTFGLWRGKEVSDGSGRLRAGSRAMASVKLGDTSDLDHTLFTDWLRQAYSLEAK; encoded by the coding sequence ATGACCACCGTGGCCGACTACGTGGCCTCGCTTCAACCACCGCTGCGGCAGCTCGCCGAACAACTGTGCGCCCTCGTCGACGACGCACTGCCCGAGGCCACCGGCGCGCTCTGGCACGGCCACCCGACCTGGAGCCTCGGCGAGCGGCCGGGCCGCCGACCCGTGTGCCTGGTGAAGGCGCACACCTCGTCCGTGACGTTCGGGCTGTGGCGGGGAAAGGAGGTGTCCGACGGGTCCGGACGGCTGCGGGCCGGTTCGCGCGCGATGGCGTCCGTGAAGCTCGGCGACACCTCCGACCTCGACCACACACTGTTCACCGACTGGCTCCGCCAGGCCTACTCGTTGGAGGCGAAATGA
- a CDS encoding TetR family transcriptional regulator C-terminal domain-containing protein: MRRQAWEGTRAVFRLAVVELHGGTRPESVLAPLHPVSWENTAARLHAYVDGLTLHASRYPEQNPPEAVRDALSSYLATLTD; the protein is encoded by the coding sequence TTGCGCCGCCAGGCCTGGGAAGGCACGCGCGCTGTGTTCCGCCTCGCGGTGGTCGAACTGCACGGCGGCACCCGCCCGGAGAGCGTCCTCGCACCGCTGCACCCCGTGTCGTGGGAGAACACGGCCGCGAGGTTGCACGCCTACGTCGACGGCCTCACCCTCCACGCCAGCCGCTACCCCGAGCAGAACCCGCCGGAGGCGGTGCGCGACGCGCTGAGCTCCTACCTCGCCACGCTGACGGACTGA
- a CDS encoding GNAT family N-acetyltransferase: MAGQALSALTRFAWTLPGLFRVELYIEPWNIASVRTAEFAGYEREGLLRSHQEIGGRRVDMLLYAAIRPPTPT; the protein is encoded by the coding sequence GTGGCTGGTCAGGCGCTCAGCGCCCTCACGCGGTTCGCCTGGACACTGCCCGGCCTGTTCCGGGTCGAGCTCTACATCGAGCCCTGGAACATCGCCTCCGTACGCACGGCCGAGTTCGCGGGCTACGAGCGGGAGGGACTGCTGCGCAGTCACCAGGAGATCGGCGGCAGGCGCGTGGACATGCTGCTGTACGCAGCGATCAGGCCGCCCACCCCGACGTGA